The segment GGGCGTTCGGTCAAGCAAGCACGAACCGCTCAATCCGCCGCCGCGAAATGCGCCATCTGATCGGCATGTGCCTTGATGAACGCGGGCCGCGCGGTGGCGCGGGCCACATAATCGCGGCACGCAGGGTGGGCTGCGAGCCCATCGAAGCGGTCGACCAGCCGCAAGACGTCCGCCATGACGATGTCGGCGACGGAAAAGGTTCCCGCCAGCCATTCGCGCCCCGCCAGGATCGGTTCCATATGCGTGAGCCGCGCATGCAGGAAACCATCCAGCAGCTTTCGCCCCGCAGCCTCGTCGGTCACCCCGGAGAACACGAAGATGGACCAGGGCACGCTCGCCATTTCCACCGAATTCAGCGCGGCGAACAGCCATTCCATCGCGGTGCTGCGTCCCTGCGGATCGGTGGGCATCAAGGACTCGCTGCGCTGCCCCAGATGCATCAGGATGGCGCCGCTCTCGAAGATCGAGACGTCGCCATCCGTCAACCACGGCACCTGCCCGAAGGGCTGATGCGCGAAGTGCTCGGCGCCCCGTGCATCGAACGGCACGCTCTCGACGCGATACGGCAACCCCGCTTCCTCCATCGCCCAGCGCACGCGCAAATCACGCACATAGCCGCGTGGCATGTCGGGAACCCAGTTGAATGTGGTGAGGATCAGATCAGCCACGCGTGCCTCCCTTCGTCATGCCTGGAATCGTTGGTGGTCATCACGCCAGGCTGGCATGCCTGTCGTGCGCGGCCGGCGCCTCGTTCGACTTGCTGGCCGGCCACGGATCGGCCCAGGCCGGAAGGCGGTCCAGCCCATCGAGCCAGCGGACGATATTCGGAAATTCCGCCAGCGGCATCTCGGAACGACGCCAGTCGCAGGCCATCGCGGCCAGCTGGAAATCGGCGATGGTAAGTCGACCGCATGCCACGAAGTCGCAACCTTCCAGATGGCTATCGAGAACGGCGGCAAGTTGCTTCAAGCCGGGCAATGCCGCAGCCAGCTCCGAGCGGTCCGGCGGGCCGATGTTGAAGGTTTCCTTCACCACGAACTCGAAGTAGAACGGCCCCACCGCGCCTGCCCAGTGATTGTCGTTCCACGACAGCCAGCGAATGACCTCGACCTGTTCGGCAGGGTTGTGCGCCGGCCACAGGTCGGAGCCTTCCTTGATGCACAGGTAGGCATTGATGGCGGACGATTCCCACAGCACGAAGTCGCCGTCGACCAGGGTCGGCGCCTTGCCGTTGGGATTGAGCGCCTTGTACTCGGCGGTCTTGAGACCGCCCGCCTTCGCGTCGACCTGAATGCACTCGGCGTCGATGCCGAGATACTTCACCAGCGCCAGCACACGGCGCGGCGCCTGCGCCTTGATCCAGTAAATCTTCATGTTCGATCTCCGGTTGTTATCCATGACCGATGACCGAGGTTACCCCGCCGCAAAATATGTTAAAGAACATATTTTCAGGCCTGCTATACCTGTCCCCGAGGAGGTTCGCAGTCATGCCCTACAGCCCTGAACATAAAGTGCAGACGCGAGCGCGCGTCGTGGAATCCGCCCGCCGCCTGTTCAATCGCCACGGCTTCGAGCAGGTCACCATCGACCAGGTGATGGCCTCTGCAGGACTCACCCGCGGTGCGTTCTATCACCACTTCGACAGCAAGGACGACCTCTACGCCGCCGCTGTCGCGAGTTTCGAAACCTGCAATCCGTTCGCCACCGCCAACGCGGACCAGGTGGTCAAGGACCCCAAGCGCATGGCGCGCATGCTCGTCGATCTCTACCTCAGCGATGAAGTGCTGGAGAACATCGACCTGCATTGCCCGCTGTATGCGCTGCCGTCCGATGTGGCGCGCGCCGGGCTGGAACCGCAGCAGGCCTATACCGACCTCATGCGCGGCATGCGCCACATCTATCGCTGCGCGCTCAAGGGTATCCGCGACGCGGATCGCCGCGCCGAGGCCATGGTGGCGCTGTGCGTGGGCGGCATGGTGCTTGCGCGCACCACCAACGACCCGGAGCTGCGCAAATCCCTGCGTGAATCCGCACGACACCAGGCGCTGGCCCTGCTGAAACTGGATTGAGCGGGCCGCGCATAGGCCGGCTCGTCCCGCCCCACGCGGCGTGAACGGCTGCTCACGCGCCCATGTCCGGCCATGCCAGAATCGGGCAGACTTTGCGCGGCAGCAGCACGCATCCATTCCGAGGGAGGGGACATGACCGAAGCCAACGAAGAGCGCAAACCGTGCCCGGTATGCGGCGAATCCATCATGGCCGTCGCCAGGAAATGCCGGTTCTGCGGCACCGACCTCGAGGCGTACCAGGCGGCACGCGACGCCACGGTGGAAAAGGTGCTCTTCCAGGGCCATCCGGCGGTGTTCTACAGCTTCGGACAGTACGTCATCGCGGTGATTACGCTGGGCATCGCGGCACTGGTGTACTGGATGCAGAGCATCTCTGTCAGCTACACCATCACCACGCAGCGCATCCGCGTCGAGCGCGGCCTGCTGTCGAAGACGCAGGACAACCTCGAGCTGTTCCGCGTCGATCACTTCGACCTTGAGAAGCCGCTCGGCATGCGACTGCTCGGGCAATGCCTGCTCTGCATGCATTCCTCCGATCGCGACATGCCGTCGGTTCGCCTGTACGGCATCCCCGACCTGGAAGCCATGGCGGACACGCTGCGCGACTGCTCGCTGCGTGAACGCACGCGCCGTCGCGTGCTGCCGGTCGAGAACATGTAAGCCACGTTTCGGTTCCGCATGCGAACAGGGGCGCCACGGCGCCCCTTTCTTTTGCGATGCAGGCACAGGGGTTCGTGCGGCCTCAGAACGCGGCGACGTCGATCACCGCCTTGGCGAACGCCTCGGGCGCTTCCTGCGGCAGGTTGTGGCCGATACCGCCGGTGATCAGGCGATGCTCGTACCTGCCGGTGAACTTCTTCGCATAGGCACTGGGTTCGGGATGCGGCGCACCGTTGGCGTCGCCTTCCATGGTGATGGTGGGGATCGCGATCGCCGGCAGCATGGCGAGCTTCTTTTCGAGGTCGTCGTACCTGGCTTCGCCCTGCGCCAGGCCCAGGCGCCAGCGATAGTTGTGGATCGCCACGGCGACCTGATCCGGGTTGTCCAGCGCCGCCGCCGAGCGCTTGAACGTGGCATCGTCGAACGCCCATTTCGGCGAGGCGGTTTCCCAGATCAACCTGGCGAAGTCGTGCGTGTACTTCGCATAGCCCTCTGCGCCGCGCTCGGTGGTGAAGTAGTACTGATACCACCATTGCTGCTCGGCCTTCGGCGGCAGCGGTGCGCGATTGAGTGCCTGGCTGCCGATCAGGTAGCCGCTCACCGACACCAGCGCCTCGCAACGTTCCGGCCACAACGCGGCCATGATGTCCGCCGTGCGTGCGCCCCAGTCGAAGCCCGCGACGATGGCCTTCTTGATATGCAGCGCATCCAGCAGCGCCAGGCCATCGGCGGCCAGCGCAGCCTGCTGGCCGTTGCGTGGCGTATCGGCCGACAGAAAGTGCGTGTCGCCATAACCGCGCAGGTACGGAATGATCACGCGGTAACCGGCCGCCGCCAGGATCGGCGCAACGTCCACGAAGCTGTAGATGTCATACGGCCAGCCGTGCAGCAGCAACACCGGCTTGCCATTGGCCGGACCTTCTTCCGCATAGGCCACGTCGAGCGCATCCGTCTTCACGCGCTTGATCGACGAGAACGATGTGTGCCCTGTGCGAACGCTCGCCCTGCCGCCGGTGGCGGGCTTGGCCGTCTGTGCGCTGGCGAGCGACATCCAGCCCACCTGCGTGGCCGCCAGCCCCAGGGCTGCCGTGCCCAGAAACGTGCGCCTGCGTTGATCGATACGGTCCGACATGGTCCTCTCCCGGCTGGTTGGTGTACCGGCATAGGAGAGCATCGCCATGTATTGCCATCGTGTCGCCCACCCGGGATCTTTGCATGCCTGTGTATCCGACGGCCCCGTGATACATGCCGATACAAACCGGCCATGCAGGCGCAGCGACCTTCCGGGCCTTGCCCGCCGCCCGGATCGGCGTTACCTCTAGGGCTCCCTGCCGCACGGCATCGCGGCGCCACACCCCCACACTGGAACCTCGCCATGCAGATCGAGCCGGAGAAGACTGCTGTTCGCGTCGCGCTGTGGCGCGCCATGCACACCCTGATCGATCCACCTCCGCATGTGCTGGACGATGCGGTCGGGTTGCAGCTGGTGGCGCCGGATGAAACCTGGCGGCAACGCCCGGACATGGATCCGCAAGGCACCCGCGGCTTTCGCGCCGGCGTGGTGGCCCGGGCGCGCTTCATCGAAGACCTGGTCGCGGAACAGGTAGCGCACGGCGTGACGCAATACGTGCTGCTTGGCGCCGGCCTCGATACCTTCGCGCAACGCCGGCCGGACATCGCCTCGCAGCTGCGCGTCTTCGAAGTGGATCAACCTGGCCCGCAGCTGTGGAAGCGCGAACGCCTGATCGAATCCGGACTGGGCATACCCTCGTGGCTGCACTTCGTGCCGGTGGATTTCGAAGCCGGCCAATCGTGGTGGGAGAAACTGGTCGAAGCCGGCTTCGACACACGCGAGCCCGCGGTGGTGGTTTCCACCGGCGTCTCCATGTACCTCAGTCGCGAAGCCAACATCGCGACGCTGCGCCAGGTCGGCACGCTCGCGCCCGGCTCCTCGCTCGCCATGACCTTCCTGCTGCCGCTGGAGCTGATCGATCCCGCCGAGCGCCCCATGCACCAGATGCTGCACGAACGCGCGCACGCCTCCGGCACGCCCTTCATCAGCTTCTTCAGCCCCGACGACATCATGACGCTCGCGCGCGAGGCGGGTTTCGACACGGCAAGATACGTGTCCAACGATGATCTCAATGCACGTTACTTCACCGGTCGCGCAGATGGCATGGAGGTGCCGCGGGGTGAGGCGTTCCTGATCGCGGCGATCTGATTCCGCCGCAATGACGATGGCCGCGTTTTCGGGATGGTCTTCACCACCGGCTCGCTCGGCTGCACGATCGGCATCGCGCCGAAGTCCTGAGTGGCCGTGAGTGCGAAACGACACAAGTCCGTCGATGCACGGCGAAGAGCCGGATCACACGTCCGACTCTTCGCTCACATGCCAAAGTGCATCGTTATCCCGGCATGGGCAGGCACTCCACGATCTCGATCGAGTCGCCGGGAAAGATCGTGAAATGCGGGTGACCTTCGAACATCCTGGCGGCGGACTCCTGCGAGTCGGCGCGCACCACGGTGTAGCCGGTCAGGTTGTTGCGTGTGCTCTCGATGCCATCCTTGGAGACGCGCAGCGTCTTGCCCAGTGGTGCACCGGTATCGATGATGGCCGCCTTGTGGGTTTCGACCCACTTGCCCCAAGCCTGCATGCCTTCCTGCTCGCGCTTCTTGCGCGCGTCCTCGCTCAAGGCGTTCCATCCGGATGCATTGAACGACGCCTCATTGCCAAGATAAACCGCCAGAAACTGCTTCATGGTCCACTCCTCGCCAGGTGTCCGATGTCGACAGGCGAGCCCAGGGACGGCCCGTCCTGCGATGCATGACTCTACCGGTCGGCCAGCTTACGCCGCGGCAATTTATGTTAAAGAACATATTTTGGGCGCATGCGCGGCCCGGCTTTCAGGCGCTTTCGGCGGGAACGTGGGTATCGATCCAGTCGATGATGAAGATATCCAAGGGCGTGCGTTCCGGCACGTCGATGCCAGCGACGCGAACAAAGGTCGCGGCTGCCTTGATCAGCGACTGACGCGCGATGCTGGTGGCCTGGCGTGCCGCCGCCTGCTTCTGGCGAAGCTGCACGATATGTGCCGACGGCTTTCCCGGCTTGGCGAACTTTTGATAACGCCGCAGCTCGTCCGCCGCGAGCGTGGTGTCGAACGCGGCCTGCAGGGTGGCCTTGCGCGCGGTCAGCAGCAGCGCAAGCGATGCCATCAACTCGGCGCGCGACTCAGGCGGCACAGACAGCAGACTTTCGAGAAGTGGCGGCAAGGTGCCCAGTGCGTCGCGTGGAATATCGCTGCCGGCCTGCTCCAGCCGCGCGAGGAAGCCCGCGTAGGGAAAGCGCATCGCTGCAGTCATAGGAAAACCATCGTTCGTAGAGCGTGACCTACGCCTGCGCTCGGTTCGTTCAACAGCGGGCCAGTATCCCTCAGCCCAGCTCATTCCCGCGGCGCAGGTGAACGCCGAGCTCCGTCGCCAGCTCGCGCATGGCCTCGGTGTCGCGCGACAGTGTCATCCAGCCCGCGAGGCTGTCGTCGTCGGTATCGCGAACCCACAAGGTGTATCCGTGCGGGGCGAGATTATCGTACGCGGTGCCGATGAGTTCGGCGGCATCGACATCGGCATGGAAATCGTCGTCGTCCGGATCGCCATCCCAATCGATGTCGATGTTCCAGCGCGCCGAAAGCTCATCCAGCGCCTGCACCAGTGCACGCGTGTCGTCCGCGCCCACGTGGAATGTCGAACGCCAATCGGCCACCTGCCCCACCGCCTGCGCCACGTCGACGTCGTCGTCCGGCGTATCGCCCACCACATCGCGATAACCGGCGAATTGCTGGAAGGCCGTGTCGTCGTCACCGGGGTTGATCAACAGCAGCAACTGCCAGACCTGGGCCTCCAGCGAGCTGTCGCCATCGTCGTGAAAGTGGTGGCTGGATTCGAAATCGTCGTCGGAGCTCGTCATGGCGTGTCACCTGAAGTCGAAACGGCATGATCGCCGCTGTGGGGCGTGTTGCATAGCACTGCCTGGCATGGGTGCTAGAGCCCGAGCCACAGCCCGCGATCCATCGCTGCCGCCCGACATGCCGGGTGGCCGGCGCCCGGGCTTACTCGGATTCGTCGTCGACCTCCCGACCGTTGATCTTCTGCAGCGGCCGATGATTGTCCGGGAACATCTTCGAGAACGACGCGACCTGCGCCTTGGACATCTGGATGGGATGCGCCAGCACGATCCAGCGCACACCTTCCGTGCATGGCGGCGTGGTCAGCGAACCGCTGTAGACATAGGCCTCGTGGTTCTTCGGAAGCACGGCGGCGAGATCCACGGGAATCGGCTTCCCTGCGGTGGACGATGCGTTGCCCATCGCGGGCGGAAGACTATGGAACACCGGTGCGAGACTCGGATTCTCATCGCCGAGCTTGACCATCACGCCCACGACGAGGATGTGCTTGGCGCCATCCTGATTGACGAAGTGGATTTCCAGCGGAAACCGCGTCTTGTCCACGATGTGTTCGCTGGGCGAGTGGAAGTGGAACTGCGCCAGCCGATAGGTATCGCCTTCGTAGACCACGGTGTCCTTGGCGTCGGTGACATTGGCCTGCACCGTGTGGCCGTTGTTCACCAGGTCCACATCGCCCTTCTCGTAATCGATGTGGAACTCGCCCGCCTTGCCGGGTTTGGCGTCGCGCGACTCCAGGTCGATAGGCGACTGCGCCAGGCCCACGCCACAGGCGGAAAAGCTCGGATCCAGCGATGTCCAATGCGCCGGCCCCGCCTCGCCCGTATAAGCCCAATGCGGCGATGAAGCGCCCTTTTCCGTCGACAAAGGCAACGCCAAGGCGCCCGCCGACGCCGCCGCGACCGCCATGACGGCCACCGCCGCCATATGCCATTTCGATGCCTGCATGACCTTCCCCCAACGACGCTGAGTACGCCCCACGGGAACGGGTCGCGCCGGTCATGTCGATGAAGCGCAGACATGCCACCGTGACCGCCTGCCGTCGACCCGCGTGTATCCCCAGACAGGGCCGACCGGCCGTGGGATTGTCACTCGGAAACCCTTGCGCTGCCGTGAAAAAGGGCCCGACCGCTAGCACGCACACCTTCTTGGTCGCGCCGGCCACATGGATAGGCCTGAATATCCTTTGGGACTCATGTAACCGGCGCGGTCACAACAGCGAAGAACCTGTCATGAAGACATCCCTTTTCGCCAGGCTTGCCATTGCTCCCCTTCCGTTGCCACGCGATATCTACGCCCTGCCGTTGCGGCTGATCATCGGCCTGGGCTTCATGGAGCATGGCTATGCGAAGCTCGCCCGCGGCCCCGATGCGTTCATTGCCATCCTGCATTCAATAGGCATGCCGTTTGCTGGCCTGTTGGGCTGGTCCACGGTCGCGATCGAGCTGATCGGCGGATTGCTTATCCTCCTGGGCGCGTTCATACCACTAGCGGCGCTGCCAATGCTTGTCGTGCTGGCAGTCGCGATCTTCACGGTGCATCTGCCCAATGGCTTCAGCTCGATCAAGCTGATGTCCTACGACGCCATGGGTGCGCACTTCGGCCAACCCGGCTACGAAACGGACCTGCTCTACGCCGCCGGGCTGCTCGCGCTGTGCATCGGCGGCGCCGGTCCCTGGGCGCTGGACAGCTATTGGGCGTCCCGACGCAAACAGGGATGATCCTCCCGCTAGACTGGGCCCAAGGGATGCAACCGCGCGTGCCGGATAGCGCGCTGCCGCATCCACCTACAGTCGATGCTGCCCTACGCGGGCGAGGTGCTGGCGATGGCCGACGCGAGCAAGAGTCCCGAGCGATTGCTGTTCTTCTCCGATGGCGTGTTTGCCATCGTCATTACGCTGCTGGTGCTCGAACTTCGACCACCACATGAAGCTACGTTCGCCGCATTGATTCAACTCTGGCCATCAGGGCTCGCGTATGCGGTGAGCTATCTGTTTCTCGCGATCGTGTGGGTGAACCACCACCACGTATTTCGTTACTCCACCGAGGCTTCGCGATCGCTCATCTGGGCAAACTTCGGACACCTTTTCAGCGTGTCGCTGGTACCCTTCACCACCGCGTGGATCGCCGACTCCGAGCTCGCACCCGTGCCTGTCGTGCTGTACGCCGTGGTCTTCGCCTTCATCAACATCACCTATGTGATGTTGTGCAGGGAAGCCATCGACCGGCAGGGCGTGCGCAAGCTCTCCGCATCGGAGCGCAAGGTCATGAGGATTCGCTCGATGGCCACGCTGAGCACGTTCGTGCTGGCCGCCCTGGTAGCCGTTCGACTTCCCATGGTCGCCATGGTGCTGATTTGTACGTGCCTGGCGATCTACTTGCGGCCGAGCGTGTCCAATCGGCCTTGAGGCACGGGGTCACTCGAGTCAGGGGACGCGCTTCATTCCGCCTCGGAGCAGTTCAATAGCTCCTGAAATGCACCGCCGCGTGCGCGCCATCGCAGAAGGGCTTGTTCTTTGACTGGCCGCATCGGCAGAGCGTCACGCGGTTACGCACTTCGTACTTGAATCCGTCGGCGGAAACGACGGGGATGCCACCGCGCAACCAGAGGGGGCCGCTGCACTCTTCCACCGGATCCTCGATGAGGCCGATGGATACCGGCAGTCCGGTTTCGATGGGCTCACCAGTCGCCCTGTCCCAGGCCACAAGGCGGCCAGACGGGCACTGATTCACCTGCCGAAGGAACATGGCCCGTACCTGCGGATCATCGCTCTCGGCCACCTGATTCCAGACCTGCCCGTTGGGATCGCAGAACCGCGCGAACGCGCAGAGGTTTTCCACATCGGTCAGGGTATGCGCGGGGCCATTCAGTGCCTGCGCCTGATCGAGATACGGCTGCCGGCTTGCCGTTTCGGTACCATCAAAGCCCACTGTCTTATGCGAGCCATCGCAAAACGGCTTCGACCGCGACATGCCACAGCGACATAACGCGTAGCTCGCCGGATGATCCATCGGCGGCCCTTCCTGCCAATTCTCCGAACCGCCTTCGCTGTCAGCGACAACCGTTTGTGTCGCCAGCGCGATATCGCCCACGACCAGATACGGACCATTCCTGGAAACGGTCACCTGGATGTTCGTCACTTCCGATGCCATGCGAATCACTCCCGGGCCATGGGATACTTCTGCTTCGCTACCATGGACCGATGCACGAAGTGGCCGCGTGAATTCGAGATGGACCACACCATAGAGGCGCGAGAAGCCGAACGGGGAGCATTCGAGCGTGGACTTTGCCGCAAGCGTATTCGGCCTGGCGCGCCTAAGTAACGCTCCGTGGACAGTGAGCGACTACGTGCTTACCGTCGTTCCGCTGAGCATCGCGCTTGTGGCAATGATCAGGCGCCAACTTCGAAAGGATGTCGAACCTGACGAGACGCCGGCACGGCAACGCAGGCGATTCCGCCGACGCCATCGGTA is part of the Dyella jiangningensis genome and harbors:
- a CDS encoding DUF6630 family protein — encoded protein: MTSSDDDFESSHHFHDDGDSSLEAQVWQLLLLINPGDDDTAFQQFAGYRDVVGDTPDDDVDVAQAVGQVADWRSTFHVGADDTRALVQALDELSARWNIDIDWDGDPDDDDFHADVDAAELIGTAYDNLAPHGYTLWVRDTDDDSLAGWMTLSRDTEAMRELATELGVHLRRGNELG
- a CDS encoding PH domain-containing protein; translation: MTEANEERKPCPVCGESIMAVARKCRFCGTDLEAYQAARDATVEKVLFQGHPAVFYSFGQYVIAVITLGIAALVYWMQSISVSYTITTQRIRVERGLLSKTQDNLELFRVDHFDLEKPLGMRLLGQCLLCMHSSDRDMPSVRLYGIPDLEAMADTLRDCSLRERTRRRVLPVENM
- a CDS encoding glutathione S-transferase family protein, encoding MKIYWIKAQAPRRVLALVKYLGIDAECIQVDAKAGGLKTAEYKALNPNGKAPTLVDGDFVLWESSAINAYLCIKEGSDLWPAHNPAEQVEVIRWLSWNDNHWAGAVGPFYFEFVVKETFNIGPPDRSELAAALPGLKQLAAVLDSHLEGCDFVACGRLTIADFQLAAMACDWRRSEMPLAEFPNIVRWLDGLDRLPAWADPWPASKSNEAPAAHDRHASLA
- a CDS encoding glutathione S-transferase family protein, which produces MADLILTTFNWVPDMPRGYVRDLRVRWAMEEAGLPYRVESVPFDARGAEHFAHQPFGQVPWLTDGDVSIFESGAILMHLGQRSESLMPTDPQGRSTAMEWLFAALNSVEMASVPWSIFVFSGVTDEAAGRKLLDGFLHARLTHMEPILAGREWLAGTFSVADIVMADVLRLVDRFDGLAAHPACRDYVARATARPAFIKAHADQMAHFAAAD
- a CDS encoding TMEM175 family protein produces the protein MLPYAGEVLAMADASKSPERLLFFSDGVFAIVITLLVLELRPPHEATFAALIQLWPSGLAYAVSYLFLAIVWVNHHHVFRYSTEASRSLIWANFGHLFSVSLVPFTTAWIADSELAPVPVVLYAVVFAFINITYVMLCREAIDRQGVRKLSASERKVMRIRSMATLSTFVLAALVAVRLPMVAMVLICTCLAIYLRPSVSNRP
- a CDS encoding TetR/AcrR family transcriptional regulator, producing MESARRLFNRHGFEQVTIDQVMASAGLTRGAFYHHFDSKDDLYAAAVASFETCNPFATANADQVVKDPKRMARMLVDLYLSDEVLENIDLHCPLYALPSDVARAGLEPQQAYTDLMRGMRHIYRCALKGIRDADRRAEAMVALCVGGMVLARTTNDPELRKSLRESARHQALALLKLD
- a CDS encoding alpha/beta fold hydrolase, which translates into the protein MSDRIDQRRRTFLGTAALGLAATQVGWMSLASAQTAKPATGGRASVRTGHTSFSSIKRVKTDALDVAYAEEGPANGKPVLLLHGWPYDIYSFVDVAPILAAAGYRVIIPYLRGYGDTHFLSADTPRNGQQAALAADGLALLDALHIKKAIVAGFDWGARTADIMAALWPERCEALVSVSGYLIGSQALNRAPLPPKAEQQWWYQYYFTTERGAEGYAKYTHDFARLIWETASPKWAFDDATFKRSAAALDNPDQVAVAIHNYRWRLGLAQGEARYDDLEKKLAMLPAIAIPTITMEGDANGAPHPEPSAYAKKFTGRYEHRLITGGIGHNLPQEAPEAFAKAVIDVAAF
- a CDS encoding carbonic anhydrase, with product MQASKWHMAAVAVMAVAAASAGALALPLSTEKGASSPHWAYTGEAGPAHWTSLDPSFSACGVGLAQSPIDLESRDAKPGKAGEFHIDYEKGDVDLVNNGHTVQANVTDAKDTVVYEGDTYRLAQFHFHSPSEHIVDKTRFPLEIHFVNQDGAKHILVVGVMVKLGDENPSLAPVFHSLPPAMGNASSTAGKPIPVDLAAVLPKNHEAYVYSGSLTTPPCTEGVRWIVLAHPIQMSKAQVASFSKMFPDNHRPLQKINGREVDDESE
- a CDS encoding class I SAM-dependent methyltransferase, with the protein product MQIEPEKTAVRVALWRAMHTLIDPPPHVLDDAVGLQLVAPDETWRQRPDMDPQGTRGFRAGVVARARFIEDLVAEQVAHGVTQYVLLGAGLDTFAQRRPDIASQLRVFEVDQPGPQLWKRERLIESGLGIPSWLHFVPVDFEAGQSWWEKLVEAGFDTREPAVVVSTGVSMYLSREANIATLRQVGTLAPGSSLAMTFLLPLELIDPAERPMHQMLHERAHASGTPFISFFSPDDIMTLAREAGFDTARYVSNDDLNARYFTGRADGMEVPRGEAFLIAAI
- a CDS encoding DoxX family protein — translated: MKTSLFARLAIAPLPLPRDIYALPLRLIIGLGFMEHGYAKLARGPDAFIAILHSIGMPFAGLLGWSTVAIELIGGLLILLGAFIPLAALPMLVVLAVAIFTVHLPNGFSSIKLMSYDAMGAHFGQPGYETDLLYAAGLLALCIGGAGPWALDSYWASRRKQG
- a CDS encoding CDGSH iron-sulfur domain-containing protein, whose amino-acid sequence is MASEVTNIQVTVSRNGPYLVVGDIALATQTVVADSEGGSENWQEGPPMDHPASYALCRCGMSRSKPFCDGSHKTVGFDGTETASRQPYLDQAQALNGPAHTLTDVENLCAFARFCDPNGQVWNQVAESDDPQVRAMFLRQVNQCPSGRLVAWDRATGEPIETGLPVSIGLIEDPVEECSGPLWLRGGIPVVSADGFKYEVRNRVTLCRCGQSKNKPFCDGAHAAVHFRSY